A genomic stretch from Mycobacterium paraterrae includes:
- a CDS encoding NAD-dependent epimerase/dehydratase family protein, which translates to MGASGNVGACVTRHLVADGADVRVLLRKTSFTKGIDGLSVDRHYGDLFDGDAVARAMADREVVYYCVVDTRAELRDPAPLFATNVEALRHVLDAAVTADVQRFVFLSTIGTIAVGFDGQTVDEDTPFNWADKAGGYIASRRAAEALVLSYVAEQGLPAVVANVSNPYGPPDWQPRQGMLVKLAAQGKMPFYVSGVGSEVVGIDDVADALLLASERGRIGERYIVSERYMSQRELLTIAAQAVGARPPRFGVPMAALYGLGWINDGLGALLRKDFPMSRQSARLVELTSPASHAKASRELGWHPTPTEDSIRRAARTYVERSVEAG; encoded by the coding sequence ATGGGCGCGAGCGGCAACGTCGGTGCCTGCGTGACCCGCCACCTGGTGGCCGACGGGGCCGACGTCCGGGTGTTGTTGCGAAAGACCAGTTTTACCAAGGGCATCGACGGTCTTAGCGTCGATCGGCACTACGGTGATCTGTTCGACGGCGACGCGGTGGCCCGGGCGATGGCAGACCGCGAGGTGGTCTACTACTGCGTCGTGGACACTCGGGCGGAGTTGCGGGATCCCGCACCATTATTCGCCACCAACGTCGAAGCCCTTCGGCATGTGCTCGACGCGGCGGTGACCGCCGACGTGCAGCGCTTTGTCTTCCTGAGCACTATCGGCACCATCGCCGTGGGGTTCGACGGTCAGACCGTCGACGAGGACACCCCGTTCAACTGGGCGGACAAAGCCGGTGGTTACATCGCATCGCGCCGGGCCGCCGAAGCTCTGGTGCTGTCCTATGTGGCCGAGCAGGGGCTGCCAGCCGTCGTGGCCAACGTGTCGAACCCGTATGGGCCACCGGATTGGCAACCGCGCCAAGGCATGTTGGTCAAGCTCGCGGCCCAGGGCAAGATGCCGTTCTATGTCAGCGGCGTCGGCTCCGAAGTGGTCGGTATCGACGATGTCGCCGACGCGCTGCTCTTGGCCTCGGAGAGGGGCCGCATCGGTGAGCGCTACATCGTTTCGGAGCGCTACATGAGCCAGCGTGAACTGCTGACCATAGCCGCGCAGGCGGTCGGCGCGCGACCGCCCCGATTCGGCGTTCCAATGGCGGCGCTCTACGGCTTGGGCTGGATCAACGACGGGCTGGGGGCGTTGCTGCGCAAGGACTTTCCGATGAGTAGACAGAGCGCGCGGCTGGTCGAGCTGACATCACCGGCCAGCCACGCCAAGGCGAGCCGTGAATTGGGCTGGCATCCGACACCCACCGAGGATTCGATTCGACGGGCGGCCCGCACCTACGTCGAACGGTCAGTCGAGGCGGGCTGA
- a CDS encoding peptidylprolyl isomerase, which translates to MTIKVTRIAALLGITAVALTVTSCSHHKSGQAAATTPSSAAAAATSTLPPVPPVTGPKLPPFFPGPSVGANCQYPRTTEPAGKQAAPPPNGKVSTEPATIGLTFVTDRGRIPLQLANNESPCTVSSFVSLAQQAYFDNTECHRLTTARALSVLQCGDPKGDGTGGPGYQFANEFPTIQYPPGEPALKVPVVYPRGTLAMANAGPGTNGSQFFMVYRDSLLPPTYTIFGTITPAGLAVIDKIASGGVAGGGDDGKPANEVAITSARLD; encoded by the coding sequence ATGACCATAAAAGTGACCCGCATTGCCGCCCTGCTCGGCATCACCGCCGTCGCCTTGACCGTGACATCGTGCTCGCACCACAAGTCCGGCCAGGCCGCCGCCACCACGCCGAGCAGTGCCGCGGCGGCCGCCACGTCGACGTTGCCGCCCGTCCCGCCGGTGACCGGCCCGAAACTGCCGCCGTTCTTCCCCGGACCGTCGGTCGGCGCGAACTGTCAGTACCCGCGGACGACCGAACCGGCCGGCAAGCAGGCGGCCCCACCGCCCAACGGCAAGGTCTCGACAGAGCCGGCGACGATCGGGCTGACCTTTGTCACCGACCGCGGTCGAATTCCCTTGCAACTGGCTAACAACGAATCACCATGCACCGTCAGCAGTTTCGTGAGTCTGGCGCAGCAGGCGTATTTCGACAACACCGAATGTCACCGCCTCACCACGGCCCGTGCGTTGTCGGTGTTGCAGTGCGGCGATCCTAAGGGCGACGGCACCGGCGGGCCCGGCTATCAGTTCGCCAACGAATTTCCGACCATCCAGTACCCGCCCGGGGAACCGGCGCTTAAAGTACCCGTCGTCTATCCACGCGGAACTCTAGCGATGGCTAATGCCGGACCGGGCACCAACGGCAGTCAGTTCTTCATGGTGTACCGCGACTCACTGCTGCCGCCCACTTACACCATCTTCGGCACGATCACCCCGGCCGGGCTGGCGGTGATCGACAAGATCGCCTCCGGCGGCGTCGCCGGAGGCGGCGACGACGGCAAGCCCGCGAACGAGGTCGCGATCACCTCAGCCCGCCTCGACTGA
- a CDS encoding MBL fold metallo-hydrolase: protein MLITGFPAGLLQCNCYVLAPHPGADAIVVDPGQRAMGQLRRILDKNRLTPAAVLLTHGHIDHIWSAQKVSDTYGCPAYIHPEDRFMLTDPIKDFGPKIGQILLAAIFREPKQVVELDRDGDKIDLAGISVTVDHTPGHTRGSVVFRIDGAMGAKDVALTGDTLFQRSVGRTDLFGGSGRDLLRSIVDKLLVLDDSTVVLPGHGNATTIGDERRFNPFIEGLSR from the coding sequence GTGTTGATCACCGGATTTCCTGCCGGGTTGCTGCAGTGCAACTGCTACGTGCTGGCTCCGCACCCCGGCGCCGACGCCATTGTCGTCGACCCGGGCCAGCGCGCGATGGGTCAGCTGCGTCGCATCCTCGACAAGAATCGGCTGACACCGGCGGCGGTGCTGCTCACGCACGGCCATATCGACCACATCTGGTCGGCTCAGAAGGTGTCAGACACGTATGGGTGCCCGGCGTACATCCATCCCGAGGACCGTTTCATGCTGACCGACCCGATCAAGGACTTCGGGCCCAAGATCGGCCAAATCCTGCTTGCGGCGATCTTCCGGGAGCCCAAGCAGGTCGTCGAACTGGACCGCGACGGGGACAAGATCGATCTGGCCGGAATCAGCGTCACCGTCGACCACACGCCGGGACATACCCGTGGATCGGTCGTCTTCCGGATCGACGGCGCCATGGGCGCCAAAGATGTAGCTCTCACCGGCGACACCTTGTTCCAGCGATCGGTAGGGCGCACCGATTTGTTCGGCGGCAGTGGACGCGACCTGCTGCGCTCGATTGTCGACAAGCTGTTGGTGCTCGATGACAGCACGGTGGTGCTGCCCGGGCATGGCAACGCCACCACCATTGGCGACGAGCGCCGGTTCAACCCGTTCATCGAGGGGCTGAGCCGGTGA
- a CDS encoding peptidylprolyl isomerase, producing MPSNEQRRASAKRKLERQLERRAQQARRRRTLAIIGGSVAAVVVTAAIVATVVLTNHDDKKTSASSDTSSSAAPSAKGAPLPAFKPNDTIGADCQYPPSGQPAKPANLPRTGKVPTDPAQVSVSMVTNQGHIGLLLSNNESPCTVNSFASLAQQKFFDGTKCHRLTTSILQCGDPSADGTGGPGYRFADEYPVDQYPPGDPAAHEPVIYPRGTLAMANSGPNTNGSQFFLVYKDTPLPPAYTVFGKIQQDGLATLDKIAKGGIAGGGEDGPPASEVTITSVRLD from the coding sequence GTGCCGAGCAACGAGCAACGACGTGCGTCAGCCAAGCGCAAACTCGAGCGGCAGCTCGAACGCCGCGCCCAGCAGGCCCGTCGTCGTCGAACACTGGCAATCATCGGCGGATCGGTCGCGGCAGTCGTCGTGACCGCCGCGATCGTCGCAACGGTCGTTCTGACCAATCACGACGACAAAAAGACGTCGGCCAGCTCCGACACCTCCTCGAGTGCGGCTCCCAGCGCCAAGGGCGCTCCGCTGCCGGCGTTCAAACCGAACGACACGATCGGCGCCGACTGCCAGTACCCGCCGTCCGGCCAGCCGGCCAAACCTGCGAACCTCCCCCGTACCGGCAAGGTGCCCACCGATCCAGCGCAGGTCAGCGTCAGCATGGTCACCAACCAGGGCCACATCGGTCTGCTGCTGTCAAACAACGAATCACCCTGCACCGTCAACAGTTTCGCGAGTCTGGCGCAACAGAAGTTTTTCGACGGCACGAAGTGCCACCGGCTCACGACGTCCATCCTGCAGTGCGGCGACCCCAGCGCTGACGGCACCGGCGGGCCGGGGTACAGATTCGCCGACGAATATCCGGTCGATCAGTATCCGCCCGGCGACCCAGCGGCGCACGAGCCGGTGATCTATCCACGCGGCACGTTGGCGATGGCAAACAGCGGGCCGAATACCAACGGCAGCCAGTTCTTCTTGGTCTACAAAGACACACCGCTGCCGCCCGCCTACACCGTCTTCGGCAAGATCCAGCAAGATGGGCTGGCCACCCTGGACAAGATCGCCAAGGGCGGCATCGCCGGCGGCGGTGAGGACGGACCGCCGGCTTCCGAGGTGACCATCACGTCGGTGAGGTTGGACTAA